atttcctgaaataaagaaaTCTCATGGATTTGGGTGTCCcttgtcagtttgccagaaagCGTGCATGCCTTGAGGGATTGGGAAACCTGAcaccaaccaccaattgttcactggattcctggccattgtgcagtttttttctcTATTCTAAAAGGTGAGATGTCTCTTCCAAGGCAGAATGTAGCTCCTGGGAGCTTCTTGGAAATGGAAGAAGTTGGGCCCCTGAGCTGAAAGAAGTTGTGCAGCCTTCTTTCAAATCAATGTCTCTTTTTTCACATGGGCACCTGAAATCCTGAGCACACAAACAAATCAAAAATCTTCTAGGTCAGCATTCCCCCATCTGGggtttggactttaactcctatCTACCCCAGTCAGAATGGATAATAGTCAGGAAACATATAgtccccaaacacctggaggtcacCAAATGGGGAAAGCTCCTCGACCTTGAGAGGGCAGATGCTTTGTGTTGATGACATTCTCTCTCGTGTCTATTTCTAATTCAGATCTGATGACTGTGTGGTTCTTTACACACTTGGTGGTACAGGTTCTGATCAAGATCCCATTAGCAGCAAATATCTCCACATTCTCTCTTACTCAAAGGACCTAAACTCACTTGTGCAGTTTGCATTGAATTTAATTGTCTTCAAGAAATCGCACGGTGGGTCGGATGACAACCGTTTGACCTGGGGTGCCTCCGCACTGATGTGGAAGAATTTCTGCTCAGTTGAATTGTAGAGTGGCCATTGTTCCTCTTTCTGTTGGGATCCAGTGGGATTCCtgttggggaaatggggggaaatcattatTGTATTACAGCCAAAGTCTATACccttatggggtggggtgggcatgcTGCATAGGAAGTAGAATGATTGACACCATGCTTAGCAAAGAGTTCCTACAGTCAGCGGGGGTGTTGATACACCACCGCATTGGAAGGTGATTCACTCAATACgccgcagcatcgctgctgccaGGTAAAGACAGTGAACTGCCGAGGGAGCTTCGGATGttgagcaataaataaataataaagactaAAAAgctagacagcaggagggagtgtgggctatccagccaggaagaCCTGCAGTGCCAGTGGCCATTCCATTTGTCAAGTCTATCCCCTGCCCTGAATTTTCATGATTACCCAGAGCTATGCCCAGATttgaaaaacccaaaccaaagccACCAAGCACAGAAACGACATgggccctttcttcacctaaggattatcccaggcaaatggagggaccgtccctgcctgctcccagaatcccccgggtgtcatttggatgcacaaggatgatccagggacaatcccaggatatacacatggtgtagacatgcccccatggtgaccttggagcaaaccGAAAAGTCGTGAAAAATTGAGACGTGGAAATCATACCGTTTTAGGAGTGGACGGCCCAAtatggctgcgagttggcagctgcctCGTATAAACAGCGCAGCACCATTATGCAACCACCCGAGGGTTAACATTAGCCAGAGTGGACCAACTGCCCCAGGAAGCTGGTTTGGGGTGTAAGGAAAAGGCAGTAAAATATTACttctataatttattattatactATTTTGACTGTGAAGGAAGGAACGTTGGAATTTTGTGTCTAAGGTGCCAAAATAACGAGACTGGCTTTTGTGATTATGCACCCTGGGTTGGGAAGGTGTGCCTGTGATTATTTGGGGGTTATGGGGGGAGATGGACAATCAGCCAAGCCTACCCCTCATCTCCTCTAACCAACCCttggccttccctccctccttacctcaTTCAATAGTGCATAACCCAGATATGCACAGCCCAtgtgggaagaaaaaaaagtcaaCTCCCTCCCTTAGGCTTGATCTGAAATCACTAATCAATCTCTTAATTAAGGAGGGGAGTTTATTATCAAagtactgttaaaaaaaacacgaaggaaaggaaagcatgcaCAACACCAAATATAAAACTTACTCACCTGCGATAAACTTAGGCCTTTGcaagaccagcctatatcccagggtgatacccagtatcgtcccagtgcatccagatgacgcacaggggataccaggctCAGGCAGTGGTCAAcactccctggccccaggatataggcctatcCTTTGGGCATGcttcttcccgcagtcttgggctgagcccgagaccacgagagtgtggcctgtttctgcggcttttcccagcccCGCACAATAACTCGTGCGGAGcagggagccgcacatggggtgcagcactccccaggagcaacgcacccatcgggggcatggtggggtgagcagggaaatcaattttttttaaaaaaaaaaagacctcacCGTTCATCGCTCGTGCGCTCCtgcacagccagccctttaaaactaaaaaaaaaaaatggcgggtgcaactgCTCTCCTGTTGAGGTCGCCTCACCTGAAGTGTAAACAAGGGTGGGATCTCGTcttattcacaatgcgagatcacccctcctccatcctgtaatatgtggtaggtctagcaaaggccttcgTTAGAGCTTCAATAAAATGCAAAGTATGGAGACTCGAGGCACCAATTACCACCCAGTAGATAAAAGTGGATGGCGGCCATTTAAAGGAAAATGGCATTGTCCTACTCCAATGGACAAAACATATCTAAAAGCTCAGAAATACCAGAAACGCCACAACAGGGAACAGAACAGTTATGCGAAGAACAGTTCATGCCTTACCCACTCCTGGCAAACTCTGCCCAGTGTCTCATCACTTTGTGGCTCAGTGCAACATCAACGTCTGTTTGGTTTGTTCCCAGCACGGTTGCCAGGGTTCCAAACAGGTAAGGCAGCTCATCTCCATGGGTTGTCCCCATCCACTTAGGCCACTCAGCACGAGGCGTGTAACGCTTGAAGGAATAAACATACACAGGACTCCCAGCTTCGGCCATCTTGGAAGCAAATTGAGTACATGGACAAACAAATGagatgtctttaaaatattcagcCAAGATGTGACGGTATGATTTCGGCGCAGGTGCACCCTCACTATACCTAACAGCTATAGCCTTGACAGTGTCTTCACAAAGTGTTGAATTTAACCCAACAATAATATCATTCAAGGTTAGTATGACATCATCTGATTTGGTTTTAGGAAATGACGCTAACACAAAGACAGTTCCTTCATCATGGGTGACACCAGTGAGAACAGGCTTAGATTGAACAGCTCCACTCTGCAGAAGCTTCAAGGGTTCATCGAGGAGGAACTCTCCATCCGTTGTCACTGAGACGAGGGTACTCAGCCTGTACAACTCCTTGTCCCCAATATTGTTCCCCTGTAGGCAGCTCACCAAGGAACTCTGATTTTGTTCAGGacaccccaacttggtgcctatAATTAGGGCATCCGACTTGGCATCTTCAGGATCTTTCCAAGCCCAGCGGGCATTGGGAGCTCCACTCTGAAGCACAGCATGGGCAAAAAGGGGTTGGCTTGCTGGTGACAGCAGATGGTAACCCACCGAGGCTCCTCCAGCACTGTTGCCAAAGAGAGTCAACAAAGCTGGATCACCGCCAAAGGCTGCTGCATTCTCCTTGACCCACTTCAGAGCCAGCCATTGGTCCCACAAGCCAGCATTTCCTGGAGCATCTGGTGGAAAGTACAGAAAACCCAGAAAACCCAAGCGATAGTTCATGGAGGCCACGATGACATTCTCTGTAGCAGCTAAGAATGCTCCATTGTAGACATCTAATGAGGCTGAGCCATAGATAAACCCCCCACCATGGATCCAAACCAGGATGGGAACAGGTATCGAGGGCCGTGGATGAGGCACCCAGATGTTGAGAAAGAGGCAGTCCTCAGAAAGTGATGTGCTGGCAGTCCATAAGGCTGCATCAGGGAAGCTATAATTATTTATCTGGAGACAAGAGTTGCCATAGGTGGTGGCCTCCAAGACATGGCTCCATGGCTGATGTGGGCGGGACTTCTGGAAACGCAGTTTCCCCACAGGGGGCTCAGCATAGGGGATGCCCAGATAGGCCGTCACAGAGCCAGAGCCAGCCGGGACTTGCTTGCCTTTAACAGGGCCACTGCTAGTCACCACCACAgtgtcatcttcagaggcagaaCTTGAGGCcaaaaggcagaggaggaggaggaagaagggaccCATGAATGAAGAGAGGATGCCAGGCATAGTAGCTGTCGCTgaaagaaacaattttttttacagaagatgaagTACCTTAAAGGAAGACTCAAGAAGGTGAGAAATGTCACAGTGTTACAGGTAAAACAGTGTTAATTTTGTGGCTAGGCTTTAAGTACTAATGATAGAGGCCTGCAAATGTTGGCTCTGTGTGAACATATCCACCACTCTACACTGTTGATTGAGACTTCTTTCTGCATCTTGCTAATGGCGAGAGATTAATTTCCACATCTTGTCTTTCTGCTTTCAGCATCTCTTTTGCTATCTCTTAGGCCCATTATACACCATAGTTTCCCcctgggtttgccctggggtcatccttgtgcgtccaaatgccgcacaggggatcccggggtcaaccagggatgatcctggggaatcTCCAGGAAAATGGAAAATGAGGCTTTTTGTTAGGAGCACAATTGTACTCgtctcccctatttatttatttatttattaaaaaaggaaatagtGGGCACAACAtacctctttcctcccgggatgtcacgtgtgggtatggatccagggggaggatctcgcaggaGGCCGGGAGGTTTACAAAGGACCCTGATAGCTCCTCACCCAACACTCCTTTATTTCCCATCCTCCCCCATGTGTATGAATCACAAAACAGTCCTCATTTCTTTAGCGCAAGAGTGGACAACCTATGACCCAGGAGAAATGTAGCTACAATTGCCAGAGAGtcgttttatataaaaaaaagtatTCTTATTTCTCTCACTTTTTTCCTCTATACGTAACAGCTATTTGAATCAGAGAGAAAACGCAAGTTCAGACATGTTGAGAATGTGGCCATTCTTTACAGGGTCATTGCAGGAGAATAGACATGGATGCCCAATAAGACATCTATCCTAAATCGACAGAGATGCTGCCCAACAAGACAACTACCCTAATAAAACCAGTATTTTTTTTGTCAACTAGCTCTGATGCACCAGCTGAGGTCTCTTGTGGGCAGATGTAGTCTGGATGCAGTAATCCACACTCTGGTAATATCTGGGATTGACTACTAGAATGTGTTGTACATGAGACCACAACCCTGCACGCAGTGGACCTAATCCTCACTTACCACACCATTGTGATTTTGGAAGTTTTAAATATCACACATTAAATGTACTCACACATTTAATACTATACCTGGTTTGGCCCTTCATTGTTTTTCCCAAAGAgggacataggaaactgccttatattgagtcagattgtgggtccgtctagcccagcggTTTCAGCTAGGAGTtgttccagccctatctggagaagccgaGGATTGAACCCAGttgcttctgcacacaaagcatgcATTTACCTTTGAGCTTCACCCTTTCTGCTTAGCCACTGATCTGGAGAATGGGGCTCCCTTCCTGCCCCTGATTACAGCATGCCAAAATAAAACTCTGCTCCACTCAACAGCTCAAAGTGGACGGCTCAGTTTACCAACCTTGGATTCCTTCCACAAACATACCGTGATGGCTCACTAGCCCAGACTCTGTCCTTAGACatctccttgttttgttttttcttcatttatggCCCCCAACCAGGGGGgttgctaccatagaggccactcaggtggctgcctagagcaccaaggtaagggggggcacCGAAcaccacacccggaagccgctctcccacagcagctctgagaggggaGCTTCGGGGTGCACCGTTCCTAAACCACctgcccgccccagtgtcctggcttcgcttcaacTGGGTGggcgccaaagcgaagccagaacgctgaggtggggggcaggggggcttcggaacggcacttctggaagtcactctcccagagtggcttccagccgggcgtgccgttccgaagccacccactccccaccccagggtcctggctttgcttcggctgggcgccccccagccgaagcgaagccacgcccaccatgccccactccagcgtcctggcttctcttcagctgggtgggcgccaaagcaaagccagaacgctggggtggggggtgggggtggggcggcggctttggaacggcactcctggaagtcgctctcccagagcagcttccggcctggcacactgttccgaagctgcccaccccaccccagggtcctggctttgcttcggctgggcaggcaagatggcgccccgcgcccaggtacactggggtgggggtggggtgaaagcagtacacctgcctagggcgcaaaatagtctggcaccggccctgcccccaACCCTGATACAATGGATGCCACAATGCATTTCTATCACTCCCACAAACTGGGAAGGGTCATCAGTACCACTGAAGTATCCTGTCTGCACACACTGAGTTGTATCCTTGCAGATTCACCAGATGTGGGATCTCATGTACTCTGGGCAATGGGACTTAACCTCTGTATCTCCAAGCAATTTTTAGAACCTGGATAAGAAAACATAGAATCACAGTTCCTGACTTTTCTTCTTTTGCCATCTTTTCAACCCTTTCCCAagcaactcttccccccccctacattttttgttgttgaaaggtTACAAActcacctcccttcttcccaATGAAGTCTCGTCTCTCACCTGTCTTTTGCAGCTCAACTGGAAGGAGAAAAATCACGAAGCTCAAGATATACATATGCAACTTCCCTTTTCCCCCTAGCAATGACAAGGCTGCTCACGCAATCCATGGGACCTGTAACTTTAGATATCACTCCTACATCTGGCCGACATCCATGAATAACAGGAACGACTGAGTCAGTGTGTATATGGTGAGAACCTTCAAACTCACCCAGACCTTCGAAAACATCTCAGGACGTATCAAGCAGCCGTTCCTTTGTCAAAAGTCCAACTACATGTACAATTTCAGCTCAACGAATCAAATCCAAAGCCTCACAGGTTGGCCTACCCAATCATGGAATTGCCAAACAAACTGTTACATAAAACAATAATCTAGCTACTCCCTTTGGAGCATTGCCTTCAAAAATAGTAGTTGCAAAAGGCTGTATCCGTGTCCCACCATCcctttatttagtacatttttaccTGGTAACCCACTAAATATATTGAATGGCAAGACATTTGCCTCAGCTCCTGTATCTAATTTGAACTTTACTGAAAGTCCTTTTACTGATATATCAACATACCATCCAGTACTTTGGTTTGCACTTAAACCATTAGTCTCTTCAAACAATTTCCCTATCAACAAACTGCTTACATCAAACTCATCAATCTGATGTTTTTGTTGTCCTTTATCAAGCCTTGATGTTGTTTTACATAAACTGGCATATTGATTTTTCATGCCACGTTTATTGCCGGTCTTTCCAAATGCTGGACATTTTCAAGGTTTGTGTGCTAAACCACAATAGAAGCACTTGTTATCTCTAGCCTGGGCAGATATACTTTCAAATTGTGGCTTTTAAGCTCCAAGAACTTGACCTGGAATCTCTTCATGATTTATAACAGTCACATACATCATGCCGCTCCTTGGAGGGTATTAACATAGCCTGCAACTGAGCTCTTGTTACCTCAGCCACACAGCATAAGAGAGGATCAAAtcttgctcctgcacccccagtggtcgcttagaaaacaacaaatgatttgctccaaaactagtagcaaaataggtcaggtcttttgtCTTTATagaacaattaaagcaggatgcatgggagtacttcacagtaaaagcagatcataaggtggaaaacttcagagtcctttgcactcagttcacagtgattgcacagtataatgctggttgATAAAGCTATTAGTAACAAATTGTTCCATGGTGTCTCCTTGTCTCTGTGAATAGCTCCAAAAAGAATATCGTTCAAACACCACTTTCTTGCGAGGAGTGCAGTATTTTTTGAATTGTTCAAGAGCTTCTGCTATAGCTTTTGGTCCTTCCTCAGAAAAAACAAAAGTATTATCTACTGCTAAAGCTTCTTCTCCCACACAATGGAGCAAAATAGCTACTTGCTGTTTCTTGGAAACCTCGTCTATTCCAGCTGCAGTAGAATATAACTGAAAGGCTTGTTTCCAGCGCTTCCAGTTCTCAGCCAAATTACTTGCAAAGCAAGTGGAGGCGGAGGCCAGAACAAATCTATATCTtcaactaaaacaaacaaactcccaaCTGCAGAGGAAAAAAATATTACCCATCCCACTGCTGACACCATGTAATAACAGGATCTTAAAAGGGACTTGTGGAGAAGAATCCAAAACACCCGAGGCTCTGATATGGCAAATAAAATGGCTTTATTTCGCCATCTTAGAATGGCAATGAAGCAAGCTGCAGGACACTCTCCATACAAGGAATAACTCACCACCAAACCTTGATTACTTAAATACTATTCAGTTGTCCTGGGACACGCTTTATCGTAAAAGAACATTACGCCACTGTATGCACACAGGTATGAAGGTCAATGACCACTTGTCCTTCTACTCTGCGAGAGGTGAGGACATCTTGGCAGGGTAGGAAGATATGCGAGGGGCCAGAGACCTTGCTTTGGTTGGCACAGACAAGGAAGTGGTGCCAGGGTTATCCCAACTTTGTAGCAGTAGCACTGATCCCTTAAGATATATTACAGAGAAGGGGAAAGATGAAGAAAGGTCAGCCTTGGTAGAATGAATCAGGAATACATTATAGAAACCCACAATAAaaaccatagtggagaagacaaGGAAGGGTCCACACTAGGCATTTACTCTGAAACTGCTACTCCTTGTTCATTCAATGTTTTACAGGGCATCTATTTATTGGGGCCCTCTCCAGAGAAGCGCACGTGGCAGCTTGGCAGTCAGGCCTGATGGGATTGTATGGAATTGCTCCCTCAGGCTAGAAGGGCAGTAACACTGTGACATTCCTCACCTTCTTGTGCCTTCCTTTAAGGTACTTCATTTGGAAATAAACTGTACCTTCTGTAAAAATTCTTGTTTTTTTCAGCGACAGCTACTATGCCCGGCATCCTCTCTTCATTCATTGgtcccttcttcttcctcctcctctgcctattggctagggtgaccatatgaaaaggaggacagggctcctgtatctttaacagttgcatagaaaagagaatttcagcaggtgtcatttgtatatatggagaacctgttgaagttccctcttcatcacaacagttaaagctgcaggagctatcctagagtgaccatatttaaaagagggcagggcacctgtagctttaactgttgtgatgaagaggaaatttcaccaggttcaccttatatacaaatgacacctgctgaaatttccttttcaatacaactgtttaagatacaggagccctgtcctccttttcatatggtcaccctactattggcTTCAAGGTCTGCCTCTGAAAGTgacactgtggtggtggtgactAGCAGTGGCCCTGTTAAAGGCAAGCAAGTCCTGgctggctctggctctggctctgtGACGGCCTATCTGGGTATCCCCTATGCTGAGCCCCCGGTGGGGAAACTGCGTTTCCAGAAGCCCCGCCCACATCAGCCATGGAGCCATCTCTTGGAGGCCACCACCTATGGCAACTCTTGTCTCCAGGAATATAATTATCGCTTCCCTGATAGTGCCATAAGGGCTAGCAACATACCACATTCAGAGGACTGCCTCTTTCTCAACATCTGGGTGCCCCATCCACGGCCCTCGATGCCAGTTCCCATTCTCGTTTATCAAAATAACGAGACTGGCTTTTGTGATTATTCACCCTGGGTTGGGAAGGTGTGCCTGAGATT
This window of the Elgaria multicarinata webbii isolate HBS135686 ecotype San Diego chromosome 3, rElgMul1.1.pri, whole genome shotgun sequence genome carries:
- the LOC134396876 gene encoding cholinesterase-like isoform X1, coding for MYILSFVIFLLPVELQKTGERRDFIGKKGATATMPGILSSFMGPFFLLLLCLLASSSASEDDTVVVTSSGPVKGKQVPAGSGSVTAYLGIPYAEPPVGKLRFQKSRPHQPWSHVLEATTYGNSCLQINNYSFPDAALWTASTSLSEDCLFLNIWVPHPRPSIPVPILVWIHGGGFIYGSASLDVYNGAFLAATENVIVASMNYRLGFLGFLYFPPDAPGNAGLWDQWLALKWVKENAAAFGGDPALLTLFGNSAGGASVGYHLLSPASQPLFAHAVLQSGAPNARWAWKDPEDAKSDALIIGTKLGCPEQNQSSLVSCLQGNNIGDKELYRLSTLVSVTTDGEFLLDEPLKLLQSGAVQSKPVLTGVTHDEGTVFVLASFPKTKSDDVILTLNDIIVGLNSTLCEDTVKAIAVRYSEGAPAPKSYRHILAEYFKDISFVCPCTQFASKMAEAGSPVYVYSFKRYTPRAEWPKWMGTTHGDELPYLFGTLATVLGTNQTDVDVALSHKVMRHWAEFARSGNPTGSQQKEEQWPLYNSTEQKFFHISAEAPQVKRLSSDPPCDFLKTIKFNANCTKESQRSEE
- the LOC134396876 gene encoding cholinesterase-like isoform X3; protein product: MPGILSSFMGPFFLLLLCLLASSSASEDDTVVVTSSGPVKGKQVPAGSGSVTAYLGIPYAEPPVGKLRFQKSRPHQPWSHVLEATTYGNSCLQINNYSFPDAALWTASTSLSEDCLFLNIWVPHPRPSIPVPILVWIHGGGFIYGSASLDVYNGAFLAATENVIVASMNYRLGFLGFLYFPPDAPGNAGLWDQWLALKWVKENAAAFGGDPALLTLFGNSAGGASVGYHLLSPASQPLFAHAVLQSGAPNARWAWKDPEDAKSDALIIGTKLGCPEQNQSSLVSCLQGNNIGDKELYRLSTLVSVTTDGEFLLDEPLKLLQSGAVQSKPVLTGVTHDEGTVFVLASFPKTKSDDVILTLNDIIVGLNSTLCEDTVKAIAVRYSEGAPAPKSYRHILAEYFKDISFVCPCTQFASKMAEAGSPVYVYSFKRYTPRAEWPKWMGTTHGDELPYLFGTLATVLGTNQTDVDVALSHKVMRHWAEFARSGNPTGSQQKEEQWPLYNSTEQKFFHISAEAPQVKRLSSDPPCDFLKTIKFNANCTKESQRSEE
- the LOC134396876 gene encoding cholinesterase-like isoform X2, whose amino-acid sequence is MYILSFVIFLLPVELQKTATATMPGILSSFMGPFFLLLLCLLASSSASEDDTVVVTSSGPVKGKQVPAGSGSVTAYLGIPYAEPPVGKLRFQKSRPHQPWSHVLEATTYGNSCLQINNYSFPDAALWTASTSLSEDCLFLNIWVPHPRPSIPVPILVWIHGGGFIYGSASLDVYNGAFLAATENVIVASMNYRLGFLGFLYFPPDAPGNAGLWDQWLALKWVKENAAAFGGDPALLTLFGNSAGGASVGYHLLSPASQPLFAHAVLQSGAPNARWAWKDPEDAKSDALIIGTKLGCPEQNQSSLVSCLQGNNIGDKELYRLSTLVSVTTDGEFLLDEPLKLLQSGAVQSKPVLTGVTHDEGTVFVLASFPKTKSDDVILTLNDIIVGLNSTLCEDTVKAIAVRYSEGAPAPKSYRHILAEYFKDISFVCPCTQFASKMAEAGSPVYVYSFKRYTPRAEWPKWMGTTHGDELPYLFGTLATVLGTNQTDVDVALSHKVMRHWAEFARSGNPTGSQQKEEQWPLYNSTEQKFFHISAEAPQVKRLSSDPPCDFLKTIKFNANCTKESQRSEE